GGGGCCGCTGGTGAGCAGGCCGAGGACGAGGACGGCCAGGCCGCAGGCGGTGAGGATCCACCAGCCGGGGCGGGCCGCCGCGACGAAGGTGCCGCGGAATGCGGAGGCGTGGATGCCGGAGGCCAGCACCGCGCCGACCACCGCGACGCCGAGCGTCTGGCCCAGCTGCCGGCTCGTGGAGGCGACCGCGGCGGCGACGCCGGCCTGGGCGCGCGGCATTCCGGAGACGGCCGTGTTGGTGATCGGCGCGTTCACGAAGCCGAAGCCGATGCCGAACAGGACGTAGCCGACGAGCAGGGTGGCGTTCGACGTCTCCGCCTCGAAGGCCGCGAAGAGGGCGCCGCTCGCCGTCATCGCCGTACCGGCGATCAGGAGGGGCAGACGGGGGCCGCGGCTGCCGACCAGACGGCCGGACAGGGGCGCGCACAGGAAGGTCGGCGCGGCCATCGGCAGCATCCACAGGCCCGCGTGCAGGGCGTCGAGGCCGCGGACGTTCTGCAGATAGAGCGTGGACAGGAACAGGAAGCCGCCCAGCGCCGCGAAGGCGCTGATCGCTATCACCGTGGCGCCGCTGAACGGAGCCGAGTGGAAGAAGCGCAGGTCGATGAGGGGTTCCTCGCGCCGCGGCTCGTACCAGAGCAGGCCGAGCAGGGCCACGAGGGCGATCGCCGCGTAGGGGGCCACCGCGGCCGCGCCGGAGTCCGGCGCCTCGATGATCGCGTACGTCAGCGAGCCGAACAGGGCGATGACCAGGATCTGGCCGAGCGGGTCGGGCCTGCGGGCCTTGGGCGCGCGGGACTCGGGGACGAAGCGCAGGGTGAGCAGCAGCGCCGCGAGGCCCACCGGGAGGTTGATCCAGAAGATCGCGCGCCAGCTCACCGACTGCACCAGCAGGCCGCCGACCAGCGGTCCCGCGGCCATGGAGATGCC
This genomic interval from Streptomyces sp. NBC_00557 contains the following:
- a CDS encoding MFS transporter, which translates into the protein MPELSHRRRLLVLAICCMSLLIVSLDNTVLNVALPSLQRDLHAGTSGLQWTIDAYTLVLASLLMLAGSTADRIGRKRVFMSGLVVFSVGSLLCSLAPNLSLLVIFRMVQAVGGSMLNPVAMSIITNTFTDARERARAIGVWGAVVGISMAAGPLVGGLLVQSVSWRAIFWINLPVGLAALLLTLRFVPESRAPKARRPDPLGQILVIALFGSLTYAIIEAPDSGAAAVAPYAAIALVALLGLLWYEPRREEPLIDLRFFHSAPFSGATVIAISAFAALGGFLFLSTLYLQNVRGLDALHAGLWMLPMAAPTFLCAPLSGRLVGSRGPRLPLLIAGTAMTASGALFAAFEAETSNATLLVGYVLFGIGFGFVNAPITNTAVSGMPRAQAGVAAAVASTSRQLGQTLGVAVVGAVLASGIHASAFRGTFVAAARPGWWILTACGLAVLVLGLLTSGPWAHRTAERTADKLQAAEIRQPVGASGRG